From one Triticum aestivum cultivar Chinese Spring chromosome 4B, IWGSC CS RefSeq v2.1, whole genome shotgun sequence genomic stretch:
- the LOC123091256 gene encoding cysteine-rich receptor-like protein kinase 40 has product MNTEDDKQTVLSTLPKDLPLDFLKTITDQFSDNRVIGKGAFGTVYTGTMPDGQTIAVKKLAENAPIARDKIFNNEVQNIMAYRHENIVKLVGFCHEGQKKVVLNNGRYIVADVYEGLLCYEYLPKGSLQKNLFDKPINMAWDTRFKIIKGICDGLLFLHRIPIIHMDLKPQNILLANNMTPKIADFGLSRLFGQEQTRANTQNVVGSYGYIAPEYLYRGEISTQSDIYSLGLLIIETTTGEKNTPKQNEPSAREFIERVRQNWTKRHIASIYKLNPNALQEVTVCIEIGLECVDIDRKKRPSIESIVERLGRCCANLVSTTSMRT; this is encoded by the exons ATGAATACCGAAGATGACAAGCAGACTGTTCTAAGCACGTTACCCAAGGACCTACCTCTAGACTTCTTGAAGACCATCACAGATCAGTTCTCAGACAACCGTGTTATCGGTAAAGGTGCATTTGGAACAGTTTATACG GGAACTATGCCTGATGGGCAAACGATTGCTGTGAAGAAGCTTGCAGAAAATGCGCCGATTGCACGTGACAAAATATTTAATAACGAAGTTCAAAACATCATGGCTTACCGACATGAAAATATAGTCAAGTTGGTTGGGTTTTGCCATGAAGGACAGAAGAAAGTAGTTCTAAACAATGGGCGATATATTGTCGCAGATGTTTACGAAGGTCTACTCTGTTACGAATATTTACCTAAGGGAAGCCTCCAGAAGAACCTCTTTG ACAAACCCATCAACATGGCTTGGGACACGCGTTTCAAAATAATTAAGGGGATCTGCGATGGTTTACTTTTCCTTCATAGGATTCCTATTATCCACATGGATTTGAAGCCTCAAAATATATTGTTGGCCAATAACATGACGCCGAAAATCGCGGACTTTGGACTTTCCAGGCTATTTGGCCAAGAACAAACACGGGCGAACACACAGAATGTTGTGGGATCATA CGGATACATAGCTCCAGAATACCTATACAGAGGTGAAATCTCCACTCAGTCCGACATATACAGTTTAGGCCTATTAATCATCGAGACTACCACTGGCGAGAAGAATACCCCCAAACAGAACGAACCATCAGCAAGGGAATTTATTGAAAGA GTACGTCAAAATTGGACAAAAAGGCACATAGCGTCCATATACAAGTTAAATCCAAATGCCCTGCAGGAAGTAACAGTATGCATTGAAATTGGTCTAGAGTGTGTGGACATTGATCGGAAGAAGAGACCTTCCATCGAAAGCATTGTTGAGAGGCTCGGTAGATGCTGTGCAAACCTG GTCTCCACCACTTCCATGCGAACATGA